Proteins encoded together in one Camarhynchus parvulus chromosome 12, STF_HiC, whole genome shotgun sequence window:
- the KLHDC8B gene encoding kelch domain-containing protein 8B has protein sequence MAAGAGAFAWATFPAMPTRRVYCSATHRDGQLFVLGGCGGGGRALGTAEVLDLQAQRWTTLPPLPTPRAGAAVLALGKQILLVGGVDAAQSPLASVEVYHVDEGKWEKKAALAQPSMGISAVQRDGAVYALGGMGADTSPQALVRVYEPAKDHWQPLPSMPTPCYGASAFLQGNKIFILGGRQGKLPVTAFEAFDLETRSWTRYPSVPSRRAFAACAMADGVVFSLGGLQQPGPHNFYSRPHFVNTVEMFDPAQGVWRKPNRTIRMKEKRADFVAGCLGGRVVAVGGLGNQSCPLDSVEGFSLSQKKWEPLPPMPTGRCSCSSCPAPSLLFIIGGVAQGPSGAVEALCLRDVP, from the exons ATGGCGGCCGGCGCGGGCGCCTTCGCGTGGGCCACCTTCCCCGCCATGCCCACGCGGCGCGTGTACTGCAGCGCCACGCACCGCGACGGGCAGCTCTTCGTGCTGGGCGGCTGCGGGGGCGGTGGGCGAGCCCTGGGAACTGCTGAGGTGCTCGACCTCCAAGCACAGCGCTGGACCACGCTCCCACCATTGCCCACGCCGCGGGCTGGCGCTGCCGTCCTCGCCCTGGGCAAGCAGATCTTGTTGGTGGGCGGTGTGGATGCGGCACAGAGCCCCCTCGCCTCCGTTGAGGTCTACCACGTGGATGAGGGCAAATGGGAGAAGAAGGCGGCATTGGCTCAGCCCTCCATGGGCATCTCAGCTGTGCAGAGAG ATGGGGCTGTCTACGCACTGGGGGGAATGGGTGCGGACACCTCTCCCCAGGCTCTGGTCCGTGTCTATGAGCCAGCAAAGGACCACTGGCAGCCCCTACCCTCCATGCCCACACCGTGTTATGGGGCCTCtgccttcctgcagggaaacaaGATCTTCATCCTGG GAGGCCGGCAAGGCAAGCTGCCTGTCACCGCCTTCGAGGCTTTTGACCTGGAGACAAGGAGCTGGACACGCTACCCCAGCGTGCCCAGCCGCCGCGCCTTCGCCGCCTGTGCAATGGCTGATGGAGTAGTCTTCAGCCTCggtgggctgcagcagccagggccccACAACTTCTATTCCCGTCCCCATTTTGTCAACACCGTGGAGATGTTTGATCCTGCGCAGG GTGTGTGGAGAAAGCCAAACCGCACCATCCGTATGAAAGAGAAGAGAGCTGACTTCGTGGCTGGATGCCTGGGAGGAAGAGTGGTGGCTGTGGGTGGCCTCG GGAACCAGTCCTGCCCACTGGACTCGGTGGAAGGGTTCAGCCTCTCACAGAAGAAGTGGGAGCCGCTGCCCCCCATGCCCACTGGccgctgctcctgctccagctgcccagcacccagcctgCTCTTCATCATCGGCGGTGTGGCCCAGGGTCCCAGTGGCGCTGTTGAGGCTCTGTGCCTGCGTGATGTGCCCTGA